In Rissa tridactyla isolate bRisTri1 chromosome 8, bRisTri1.patW.cur.20221130, whole genome shotgun sequence, one genomic interval encodes:
- the LOC128913368 gene encoding riboflavin-binding protein-like, producing the protein MDWEWDESGENHCKNKCIPYSEMYANGTDMCQNMWGESFKVSESSCLCLQMNKKDMMAMKYLPSESSEESSSISSSEEHACQKKLLKFEKLKGEKGEQTR; encoded by the exons ATGGACTGGGAATGGGATGAAAGTGGAGAAAACCACTGTAAGAATAAATGCATTCCGTACAGTGAG ATGTACGCAAATGGGACTGACATGTGCCAGAACATGTGGGGCGAGTCATTTAAGGTGAGCGaatcctcctgcctctgcttgcAAATGAACAAGAAGGACATGATGGCAATGAAGTATCTCCCCTCCGAAAGCTCTGAGGAAAGCTCCAGCATCAGCAGCAGTGAGGAGCATGCCTGCCAAAAGAAACTCCTGAAGTTTGAGAAACtaaagggagagaaaggggaaCAGACAAGATAA